From a region of the Paenibacillus sp. FSL R10-2734 genome:
- a CDS encoding DUF3238 domain-containing protein produces the protein MTNIVKIRASVFIPIAWTDPRKDIETGNVIEFEGDSREFTPYAVNAMRSRVEQEVVVDFNKQEIFTYANTGITTERVTTPDGSVNKKTGKASTEGILCTDIVWGSDNVKFQMSASASNPLNALAPPVDYLLIVHIQKDGTVNMQGAHDGFPCFEFYKQVSFGPFEQIYTHDFRETGDTPAAMAGEMEYSFNKIL, from the coding sequence ATGACTAATATTGTTAAAATTAGAGCTAGTGTGTTTATTCCAATAGCTTGGACAGATCCTAGGAAGGATATAGAAACAGGAAACGTAATCGAATTTGAAGGTGACTCACGTGAATTTACACCCTATGCTGTCAACGCAATGCGCTCCAGAGTTGAACAAGAAGTAGTTGTAGATTTTAACAAACAAGAAATTTTCACTTATGCAAATACTGGCATTACAACAGAAAGAGTCACAACTCCAGATGGATCTGTTAATAAAAAAACAGGAAAAGCTAGTACTGAAGGTATTTTGTGCACTGATATTGTATGGGGTTCCGATAACGTCAAGTTTCAAATGAGTGCAAGTGCTAGCAATCCATTAAATGCATTAGCACCTCCAGTTGACTATCTATTAATAGTCCATATCCAAAAAGATGGTACTGTCAATATGCAAGGAGCACATGACGGATTTCCTTGTTTTGAATTTTATAAGCAAGTGAGCTTTGGACCGTTTGAACAAATTTATACACATGATTTCAGAGAAACGGGTGATACTCCTGCAGCTATGGCTGGAGAAATGGAGTATAGTTTCAACAAAATATTATAA
- a CDS encoding MarR family transcriptional regulator encodes MTQEVFSEFDLTSLLSLSFSTSINELHDRLRELGFGDIRPVHGFMFKCITPDGATGIELAEFLGITKQAVSKMVDYLEKSGYVMRKDHPTDKRGKIIVLSERGWLVVKAKENILTEMEQRWIEIIGSERLQLLKDDLTKLVYEANDDKLPTKLRPVW; translated from the coding sequence ATGACTCAGGAAGTATTTAGTGAATTCGATCTGACATCACTTTTATCATTATCCTTTAGCACATCAATTAATGAACTACATGATAGATTGCGTGAATTGGGATTTGGAGATATTAGACCCGTACATGGTTTTATGTTTAAATGTATTACTCCAGACGGAGCAACAGGTATAGAACTCGCCGAATTTTTAGGGATTACTAAGCAAGCTGTAAGTAAAATGGTGGATTATCTTGAGAAAAGTGGTTATGTAATGCGCAAAGATCATCCCACTGACAAGAGAGGAAAAATCATTGTTTTGAGTGAGCGAGGTTGGTTAGTAGTGAAAGCAAAAGAGAACATACTAACTGAGATGGAGCAACGTTGGATTGAAATCATTGGTTCTGAACGACTGCAACTGCTCAAAGATGATTTAACAAAACTTGTATATGAAGCAAATGATGATAAATTACCAACGAAATTAAGACCTGTCTGGTAA
- a CDS encoding NupC/NupG family nucleoside CNT transporter, giving the protein MSYLWGLIGILCILGITFLFSTNKRKINLRTIAVALAIQIAFAFIVLKWPLGRSILQKVTDGVNAVIGYANEGINFLVGGIYTPESGITHVFLFNVLGIIIFFSALISVLYYIGIMQFVIKYVGGALSKLLGTKKAETFSATANIFVGLTEAPLVIKPFIDKLTISELFSVMVCGLASVSGSVLVGYSLLGVPLEYLLAASVMSAPAGLVLSKIMIPETEGSQEEVEGFEMARDDESSNVIDAAANGAATGLQLALNVGAMLLAFIALIALINGILGFVGGWFGFDQLSIELILSYVFAPLAFIIGVPWDEALTAGNFIGQKLIINEFVAYSNFAPLIDTLSQKSVVIISFALCGFANFSSLGILLGGLGKLSPKRRPDIARLGVKAIIAGALASCLSAAIAGMIIG; this is encoded by the coding sequence ATGAGCTATTTATGGGGTTTGATAGGGATATTATGTATTCTAGGAATAACGTTCCTTTTTTCGACCAACAAAAGAAAAATTAATCTCCGTACAATTGCTGTAGCTTTAGCTATTCAAATAGCCTTTGCTTTTATTGTTTTAAAATGGCCTTTAGGTAGATCTATTCTGCAAAAAGTAACGGATGGGGTTAATGCAGTGATCGGTTACGCTAACGAAGGCATTAACTTCTTAGTTGGTGGAATTTACACACCTGAATCTGGCATTACTCATGTTTTTTTATTTAATGTTCTAGGAATTATTATTTTCTTTTCTGCTTTAATATCAGTTTTATATTACATAGGTATTATGCAATTTGTGATTAAATATGTTGGAGGCGCACTATCTAAATTACTTGGTACTAAAAAAGCTGAAACATTTTCCGCAACTGCAAATATCTTCGTGGGTTTAACAGAAGCTCCTCTCGTTATTAAACCTTTCATTGATAAATTGACTATTTCTGAATTGTTCTCCGTGATGGTCTGTGGTTTGGCTTCTGTGTCGGGTAGTGTGTTAGTAGGTTATTCATTGCTTGGGGTTCCTTTAGAATATCTACTTGCCGCAAGTGTAATGTCTGCTCCAGCTGGGTTAGTATTGTCTAAAATCATGATTCCTGAAACAGAAGGAAGCCAAGAAGAGGTTGAAGGTTTTGAAATGGCAAGAGATGACGAATCATCAAACGTGATCGATGCTGCTGCAAATGGTGCAGCAACTGGACTTCAACTTGCTCTGAACGTTGGAGCTATGCTGCTTGCTTTTATCGCCTTAATTGCATTAATTAATGGAATTTTAGGTTTTGTTGGAGGTTGGTTTGGTTTTGACCAATTATCCATTGAGCTGATATTGAGCTATGTTTTTGCTCCTTTAGCGTTTATAATTGGCGTGCCGTGGGATGAAGCATTGACTGCAGGTAACTTCATCGGTCAAAAATTAATAATTAATGAATTTGTGGCATACAGTAATTTCGCACCACTTATCGATACTTTGTCTCAAAAATCAGTGGTGATTATTAGCTTCGCACTTTGTGGTTTCGCTAACTTTTCATCTCTAGGAATTTTACTTGGAGGACTTGGCAAACTGTCACCTAAACGCAGACCTGACATCGCCCGCTTAGGCGTAAAAGCAATCATCGCAGGCGCACTAGCCTCTTGTTTAAGCGCCGCTATTGCAGGTATGATTATCGGTTAA
- a CDS encoding NADPH-dependent FMN reductase, with product MKIVALSGSMIGSKTRIAMNYTVNSFHEKYQDPEVTLLDLAEYDVQFSDGRNYLEYEGDTKYVIQTIMEADVIVIGTPIFQASIPATLKNIFDLAPEKAFQHKVVSMLVTAGSARHYLVAEQQLKPILAYMKAQIVQTYVFIEEKDFYRKEIVNDDVLFRIDRLVEDTYVLSETYAKIREAEEAKYGF from the coding sequence ATGAAAATCGTAGCGTTATCAGGCTCAATGATAGGCTCGAAAACCAGAATTGCCATGAATTACACAGTAAATTCGTTTCATGAAAAATACCAAGATCCAGAAGTTACACTTCTAGATCTGGCGGAGTATGATGTTCAGTTCAGTGATGGTCGCAATTATCTGGAATACGAAGGGGACACCAAGTACGTAATTCAAACGATCATGGAAGCAGATGTTATTGTAATCGGAACGCCTATATTTCAAGCTTCCATCCCAGCAACACTAAAGAATATATTCGATTTAGCTCCTGAAAAAGCATTTCAACACAAGGTTGTAAGTATGCTCGTCACGGCAGGTTCTGCACGTCACTATCTGGTAGCTGAGCAGCAATTGAAACCGATATTGGCCTATATGAAAGCGCAAATTGTTCAAACGTATGTATTTATAGAAGAGAAGGATTTTTATCGAAAAGAAATAGTAAATGATGATGTGCTATTCCGTATAGACCGCTTAGTGGAAGATACCTATGTACTCTCTGAGACTTATGCCAAAATTCGAGAGGCTGAAGAAGCTAAATATGGTTTCTAA
- a CDS encoding LLM class flavin-dependent oxidoreductase → MEQYRINADNGLEFGLYTLGDHLANPETGSRISAKQRIREIIDLAQLAEQAGIDFFSVGESHQEYFATQAHTVVLSAIAQATKKMKLGSSSTIISTSDPVRVYEDFATIDLISNGRAEIIAGRASRVGLYELLGYDLNDYEELFEEKFDLLLKINENEVMNWKGEFRNPLKNARILPRPEEGNLPIWRAVGGTSASAIKAGVAGVPMFLAHLGGPAVLFKRSIDAYREAASQNGFDPSKLPVATAGFFYADETTQKAQRTYYPYINEGMKLTNGRGFPKQAFAQGADPRDVMNIGSPQEIIEKILYQHELFGHQRYIAQMDFGGVPFENLMKNIDLIGSEILPAIKKYTAKK, encoded by the coding sequence ATGGAACAATATCGGATCAATGCAGACAACGGCTTAGAATTTGGACTTTATACATTAGGTGATCATCTTGCGAACCCTGAAACTGGGAGCAGAATATCTGCCAAACAACGCATACGTGAAATTATTGACTTGGCTCAATTAGCGGAGCAAGCAGGAATTGATTTTTTTAGTGTAGGAGAGAGTCATCAAGAGTATTTTGCTACTCAGGCGCATACCGTTGTGCTGTCAGCTATAGCACAGGCTACTAAGAAAATGAAATTAGGTAGCTCATCTACGATTATAAGTACCTCTGATCCGGTTAGGGTGTACGAAGATTTCGCTACAATTGATTTGATCTCAAATGGTCGAGCTGAAATTATAGCTGGGCGTGCCTCCAGAGTAGGACTATATGAATTGTTGGGTTATGATCTTAACGATTATGAGGAATTATTTGAAGAAAAATTCGACTTGTTATTAAAAATAAATGAAAACGAAGTTATGAATTGGAAGGGAGAATTTCGTAACCCTCTCAAAAATGCAAGAATTCTCCCCCGCCCTGAAGAGGGAAACTTACCGATATGGAGAGCTGTAGGGGGGACTTCCGCCAGTGCGATCAAAGCAGGCGTTGCAGGTGTACCTATGTTTTTGGCCCATTTAGGGGGTCCCGCAGTCTTGTTTAAAAGATCCATTGATGCTTATCGAGAAGCTGCAAGTCAGAACGGATTCGATCCATCGAAGCTGCCTGTAGCGACTGCTGGATTCTTTTACGCGGATGAAACGACACAGAAGGCACAAAGAACCTATTATCCATATATAAACGAAGGAATGAAATTAACCAATGGACGTGGTTTTCCTAAACAGGCGTTTGCTCAAGGAGCCGATCCGCGCGATGTTATGAATATTGGCAGCCCACAGGAAATCATTGAAAAAATTCTATATCAACATGAACTCTTCGGCCATCAACGATATATCGCGCAAATGGATTTTGGTGGTGTACCTTTTGAAAATTTAATGAAAAATATAGATTTAATCGGTTCTGAAATTCTACCAGCTATTAAAAAATATACGGCAAAAAAATAA
- a CDS encoding stalk domain-containing protein yields the protein MQNRRFMNVLLILFLLASYSTPIFASATVLPNLSDSIERSMIQPSVTINGKNYSFQGMLPTLIDGKTFVSTQLFEHPDIQADITKFIDNEYPHVFFSHFNGVLSIYPDKSDYMLIDDNVDSEDPYVWIDWKSPSPYLSGNDIMVPLRAIAERIGISVGWDVATRTAIITTDDDFRDELESPEEWEDWLGMKPIEMDDTSGEEITEEELNEFLKSNGLPVLDSRIIDKYTAVLLHIEEEDGVESLTLEYVDRLKNGSLGWSMGFGMGDNGDDVQVKRSGQLVSVGMFDQGLKKQFSHFEVSYKVHDKRVTHTYDMAGKQGMFFDIPEEVKGGEIIFFGKNGYTFETYFW from the coding sequence ATGCAGAACCGCCGCTTTATGAACGTATTGCTTATTCTTTTCTTGTTAGCTTCCTATTCGACTCCGATCTTCGCATCGGCTACTGTTTTACCGAATCTATCCGATTCTATCGAGCGTTCTATGATCCAACCATCCGTCACAATTAATGGCAAGAACTATTCCTTTCAAGGTATGCTGCCTACTCTGATAGACGGAAAAACGTTCGTTTCAACCCAGCTTTTTGAGCATCCCGACATTCAAGCTGATATTACGAAGTTTATAGATAACGAATATCCACACGTTTTTTTTTCACATTTTAATGGAGTGCTTTCTATTTATCCGGATAAAAGTGATTATATGTTAATCGATGACAACGTAGATAGCGAGGATCCTTACGTTTGGATCGATTGGAAGAGCCCTTCACCCTATCTCTCCGGCAATGATATCATGGTTCCATTGCGCGCTATTGCCGAACGAATTGGGATCTCCGTTGGTTGGGATGTAGCAACTAGAACAGCAATCATTACTACGGATGATGACTTTCGTGATGAACTCGAATCTCCTGAGGAGTGGGAAGACTGGCTAGGAATGAAACCTATCGAGATGGATGACACTTCAGGAGAGGAAATAACAGAGGAGGAGTTAAATGAATTTCTTAAATCGAACGGACTTCCTGTTCTGGACTCTCGGATTATTGATAAATATACAGCTGTACTCTTACATATCGAAGAAGAAGATGGCGTAGAATCGCTCACGTTGGAATACGTCGATCGTTTGAAAAACGGAAGTTTGGGCTGGAGTATGGGATTTGGCATGGGGGATAATGGAGACGACGTCCAAGTGAAGCGGAGCGGACAACTCGTTAGTGTCGGTATGTTCGATCAAGGTCTTAAGAAGCAATTCAGTCATTTCGAGGTAAGTTACAAAGTTCATGATAAGAGAGTAACTCACACTTATGATATGGCGGGTAAACAAGGAATGTTTTTTGACATTCCTGAGGAAGTGAAAGGCGGGGAGATAATATTCTTTGGGAAAAACGGTTACACATTCG